TGGTATCAATCGCCGGACAAAAAGAAATTCAGCTTATTTTTCAATGGCGGTTCCCCTGACGGTAAACTGACGCCTGGAGGCGCATACCCCAACGGCGACGCTCTCGTCCTCAAGGACGGTCAGCCCTGGGGTATCCTGGAGGCGAACGACCTCAAGCGCCCCGGCAACATCCACCGCATGCTTCCCTACGATAACCGCGGTCGACCGGGCCAGGCCCCGCCCCCGCCGAAGAACCCTCAGGAAGTCATCCAGCAGTACGCCTACGGCGTCCCCATCACGCTCAAACGCGAGGCGGGGAAGTACCGCTTCTACCAGAAAGGTAAGCAAATCTTTGAGCCCAAGGCATTCGTGGTCGGAGACTCCGGTAACGCCTTCGCCTTTTACGGCTCCACCAGCTACCACCTCTTCAAGCAGGCCAAAGGTCTTCGCGATGGTGAGTCGTTACTGGAAGAGCAGATGGTCACCGATCCGATCCTGGTTGAGAATAACGGCTCAGAAACGCGTGTCTGGCTGAAAGGCGAGCCCGTACCGGAAGACGAATACAGCTTATTTTCCTGCGACAACGGCAACCGCTTCCTCTACGTGCAAAAGGGTGCGGAAGCTTGCGTACTCAAGCCTGAAGGCAGTTACCTGAACTACCAAGTCACGGGCAGAGTCGGTAACCCGGATGTGCTGATCAAGAACAAGGATGACTTTATCTATGTCGTGCGCGGTGTCGCCCAGCCGACTGAAGAAGTCACGCTGTACCCGCACAAGGGTGAGATCATCATCTACGTCGAGTCGGACCCCGCACACGTCATCAGCGACATTGGGTCGCTCGACGAGCTCACCCCCGGCATCTATTCGCTCCGCCACTTCACCTACTAGGCTAGTAACAGGCTCTTCAACTTATCTGCACATGAGTGTCCCCAGCAAGGCAGCTTCCGTATTCACCGCTCTCTTCCTCATCATCTTCGGCTGTGTGTTCACCGGGGTTGGCGTGATGATGTTCTTCATGTTTGAGGACACAGGCAGCGGTATAGCCGAAGCGATCCCGACATTTATCGCGACGGTGTTCACACTGGCCGGGCTCGGAATCATCGGGGGAGCGTTCTACTCGATCCCCCACGCAGCAGCCCTGCGTGAGCGCGCCGCCCGCTACCCAGACCAGCCATGGATGCTAAACAACGCCTGGGCCACCGGGCGTATCCGGGATGGTAATACCGTCACCCTGATCATCATGGCCATCATAACCGTGGTCTGGTGCGGCATCACCGCAAAGGTACTCATCTCCATGCTGATCGATGGCGACTTCGCGCAGGAAAAGTTTTCGCTGTTCGCACTTGTCCTACCCGCGATCGGCCTGGCGCTGATCGGCACCACCCTTTACCTCTTCCTGCGCTACCGTAAGTACGGAGTTTCGGTCTTCGAGATGGCCGACATGCCGGGTGTCCTGGGCGGCAGCCTCGGCGGCGTCATCCTCACGCGCACCCCTGTCCGCACCACTGATGGCTTTCGGCTGATGCTGCGCAACGTCCACCTCTGGAGCACCGGCACGGGCAAGAACCGTAAGACCCACCGCGAGACGCTCTGGGAGCGTGAACAGCGCCTGCCTAAAACACTCGACCAAACAGACGGGCAGCGGGCATTTCCGGTGCTTTTCACGATCCCCTACTCCTGCCACCCCACCCACAAGGTGAGCTACAACAAGGAGTATTACTGGGAGCTGGTACTCTCGGGGAAAGCGCCGGGCATCAACTACAAGGCCACCTTCCGCGTCCCTGTATTCAAAACTGAACACAGCTCACCGACTGTAACCGGCGAGCTGGAGAGCCTGCCCGAAGATGAGCGGACCTCTCTGGGGACGGACATCCTCACCATCCCCGGCCTGAGCGTCCGCAAGTCTCTCTTCGGTGGTGAGGAGCTGAGTTTTTCCTCCACTGCGGGCCGTAAAGTCGGGGCGGTCTTCACGCTGCTGGCTTCGTTGGGGCTTCTGGGGGCGGCCTTCATCGTCGGGCTCGGCGGGCTCTCCGTCTTTATGGGATTAGTGCTCGCAGCGATGGGGGTGTACGCAGGCTGGCGCGCACTCGGCTCGCTGTTTGGCTCGACGTTGATCGGCATTCATCCTGACAGGCTGGAGGTCACCCGTAAGTTTATCGGACTGACCACCTCGAACCGGGTGGTCCTGGGTAAAGAACTTCAAAACATCCAGGTCATCTCCACCCGCGCCTCAAACGAAAGCAACCACTACACCCTACGGCTCGACCTCGACGGTGACGAGCGCATCCGCCTGCCCCTGCGTATCAGCGGGCAGGTGAACGCCGAAGTGCTCGCAGCTCACATCCGGAAGCTTGCGGACATGTAGGTCCGTTCGACTTGATCACGAGCAGCCCTGGTATTGATGAGGCTCACATCAATGCTGATGACCGGCAGGCATGCTCTTGTCGTTCGTGTCACCCGCAACTTGCTTTTGGATGCTGCCGCAATGCAACATCATCGCGCCAAAATACGGGTTGGTGATGGTTTTATCAGCCTGTAGCCAATCGCCACCCTTTCCGCCTAAAGCCATCGGGCAGTGAGCCAGATATAAATCGGTACCGGCAGGCACTCCAACATGTGCAATCAGCGATTCCATTTTCGTGGAGAGAGTCGCGAAGGCTTCGCGCGCTGTTGCGAGCGTCGTTGCCTGGGCAATGGACTTGGCCGGTGCGTACAGATCCTCGACCACTGAGTCTACGCGTTTACTTCCCGAAGGGGCCTGCTCCATGGACTTGAGGAAGCTCTTAGCGCCGATCTGGGCGTCGGATAGGTCATCCGATGAGAGGGCTTTCTGCATGCTCAGGTAGGGGCTGACGAGGGTGTCCACAAAGCCCGGCTTAAAGGCGTCGTCATGCGCCTGTGCGATATTCGCCAGGAGAAGTGAGAGCCCTAGGATAATAGTACGTATGCTTTTCATGGTTTGGTTGATTTGAGTTTCAAGGTGTGAGTGATTTCGGCCAATCCGCAGTAAAGAACCGGCACAACAAAAATGGTCAGGATAGCCAGCAGCATACCGCCAAAGGACGGGATAGCCATCGGCACCATGATGTCCGAGCCACGGCCAACAGAGGTGAGGACCGGCAGGAGCGCGAGAATCGTCGTCGCGCTCGTCATCATGGCCGGGCGCACGCGGCGGGTGCCGGCCTCAACGGTGGCGGCCCTGATTTGCTCAAGAGTCGTTGGATTCTTTTCTCTGAAAATCTGCTGAAGATAGGTGCAGACGATGACGCCGTTGTCGGTAGCGATCCCAAAGAGAGCCAGGAACCCGACCCAGACGGCTACGCTGAGATTGACCGTGTCCACCTGAAACAGTGCCCTCAGGTCGTGCCCGAAGAAGCTGACATCGAGGAACCAGGGCTGGCCGTAGAGCCAGATCAGGATGAAACCACCCGACCAGGCGAAGACAATGCCTGAGAAAACAAGCAAGGTCGTGGCAATCCGCTTGAATTGGAAGTAGAGGATCAGCCAGATCGCAAACAAAGCGATCGGCAGCACGATGCGAAGCTTTTTCTCGGCGCGCACCTGATTCTCGTAGCTTCCGGTGAACTTGTAGCTGACCCCGGCGGGGATGACGAGCTCACCGCTATTTATTTTATCCTGCAGGAGTTGCTGCGCCTGCTCGACAACCTCGACCTCTGCGTAGCCCTCGGCCTTGTCGAAAATCACGTAGCCGACCAGAAAGGTGTCTTCACTCTTGATGACCTGAGGCCCGCGCACGTAGTCGATACTCGCGAGCTCGCGCAGGGGGATTTGCGTACCGTCGGGTGCCGCGACAAGGATGTCCTCAATCGCCTCGATGGTATCCCGCAGCTCACGCATGTAGCGTACGCGCACCGGATAGCGCTCGCGCCCCTCAACGGTCTGCGTGATAGGCTTACCGCCGATGGCGACCTCGATCACATCCTGCACGGACTTGATTTTGATGCCGTAGCGCGCGATGGCGTCCCGGTCGATGTTGATTTCCAGATAGGGTTTGCCGACGATGCGGTCCGCGAGCACCGTCTCCGGGTTGATGGACGGCACCTGCTTAAGCGCACCCTCGATCTCCATGGCAACACCCTCCAGCGTCTCCAGGTCCGGCCCATACACCTTCAAGCCCATTGGTGCCCGCATGCCGCTCTGTAGCATGACAATGCGCGCCGCAATGGGCTGGAGCTTCGGGGCGGACGTCGTACCGGGGATCGTCGCGGCCTTCACGATCTCCTTCCAGATATCATCGGGACTCTTGATCGTGTCGCGCCACTGGCGGAAGGGGCGACCGTCTTTGTCGGGGATGAGCTCCCCGGCTTCGTCACGCTTGAAGTCCCCGGCAGACTTGTCGTAAGCAAAGGTGAGGATACGCCCGTTCTCGTCGGTGATGTACTCCGGCTTATAGGTGATGATGGTCTCGATCATCGAGATCGGCGCGGGGTCGAGCGGGCTGTCCACCCGGCCCAGTTTACCCACAGCGCGCTCCACCTCGGGAATGGCATTGATAGCCATGTCCTGCTTGCTGAGCACATCCCTGACCTCACCGATAGAGGCGTGTGGCATCGTCGTAGGCATGAGCAGGTAGGAGCCTTCGTCCAGCGCCGGCATAAACTCCTTACCAAGGCCTGGGATAGCATGCGCCATCGTCACGTAGGGACGGGACTGGCGGATAGATTCCGGTAGCCAGCCGAAGACCTTCCCCCACCCCAGCCAGGCCGTAAAACCAAAAAGGATGATAACGAAGCACGCCGCCAGGAACAGCAACTTCATGCGCAGCAGCGATGCCAGTATCCGGGAGTAAAACTTGATGAAGAGCAGGAAAAACCCCAGCAGTCCGCCCACCACGATCAGGACAAAGAAAATGTTGCTCAGGTGCTGCTCGGGGCCGAGGGGCTTCCAGTCCGCAGCCAGCCAGAGCGCCACGATCACGGCCACGATGAAATTGAAAGCGAAGAAGACGCCCCGGCGCACCCAGTCCGGTATTCTGGAACTAGCCAAATGAAAGGCGGCTGCCACGATCATCAACAGGCCAAGCCATCCGGGGAACCAGCTGATGAGCAGCCCCCCGATGAGACCGATCACGCCAACGCCGGACCACAACCCGGTCTTTGCCCAGGACGACTTGTAACGACCAGCAATAAACCAATGGGCAAGCGGCGGTATAATCGTCAGCGCGACCACGATCGAGCCGATCAGGGCAAAGGTCTTGGTATAGGCCAGCGGGCGGAAGAGCTTACCCTCGGCGGCCTCCATGGTGAATACCGGCAAAAAGCTGATGACCGTCGTCAGCACGGCTGTCACCACTGCGCCGCCGACCTCGCTGCACGCACGATAGACGACCTCTAGGCGATCCTCCCCCGGTGGGGCCTCGTCGAGGTGCTTCAGG
This genomic interval from Ruficoccus sp. ZRK36 contains the following:
- a CDS encoding efflux RND transporter permease subunit — its product is MSSKPSFNPINGLIRFCLENKLVVILFAVVLILWGVSVAPFDWESDILPRDPVPVDAIPDIGENQQIVFTEWMGRSPQDIEDQITYPLTTALLGLPEVKTIRSYSMFGFSSIYIIFKEDAGFYWTRSRILEKLNSLPSGTLPQGVSPQLGPDATALGQVFWYTLEGMGPDGKPAGGWDPEELRSVQDWYVRYALQGVDGVAEVASIGGYVKEYQVDVDPDALRTYGITLQEVFEAVRGSNLDVGARTIEINAAEYVVRGLGFIKNLDDLRKSVITQRDNVPITLEQVAEIEFGPALRRGALDKAGAEAVGGVVVTRYGENPLAVIKRVKEKIAEISPGLPKKTLADGTVSQVEIVPFYDRTGLIHETLGTLEDAVRQQILVTIIVVVLMVLHLRSAALISGVLPLAVLFAFIGMKLFGVDANVVALSGIAIAIGTIVDMGVVLIENILKHLDEAPPGEDRLEVVYRACSEVGGAVVTAVLTTVISFLPVFTMEAAEGKLFRPLAYTKTFALIGSIVVALTIIPPLAHWFIAGRYKSSWAKTGLWSGVGVIGLIGGLLISWFPGWLGLLMIVAAAFHLASSRIPDWVRRGVFFAFNFIVAVIVALWLAADWKPLGPEQHLSNIFFVLIVVGGLLGFFLLFIKFYSRILASLLRMKLLFLAACFVIILFGFTAWLGWGKVFGWLPESIRQSRPYVTMAHAIPGLGKEFMPALDEGSYLLMPTTMPHASIGEVRDVLSKQDMAINAIPEVERAVGKLGRVDSPLDPAPISMIETIITYKPEYITDENGRILTFAYDKSAGDFKRDEAGELIPDKDGRPFRQWRDTIKSPDDIWKEIVKAATIPGTTSAPKLQPIAARIVMLQSGMRAPMGLKVYGPDLETLEGVAMEIEGALKQVPSINPETVLADRIVGKPYLEINIDRDAIARYGIKIKSVQDVIEVAIGGKPITQTVEGRERYPVRVRYMRELRDTIEAIEDILVAAPDGTQIPLRELASIDYVRGPQVIKSEDTFLVGYVIFDKAEGYAEVEVVEQAQQLLQDKINSGELVIPAGVSYKFTGSYENQVRAEKKLRIVLPIALFAIWLILYFQFKRIATTLLVFSGIVFAWSGGFILIWLYGQPWFLDVSFFGHDLRALFQVDTVNLSVAVWVGFLALFGIATDNGVIVCTYLQQIFREKNPTTLEQIRAATVEAGTRRVRPAMMTSATTILALLPVLTSVGRGSDIMVPMAIPSFGGMLLAILTIFVVPVLYCGLAEITHTLKLKSTKP
- a CDS encoding DUF3347 domain-containing protein — protein: MKSIRTIILGLSLLLANIAQAHDDAFKPGFVDTLVSPYLSMQKALSSDDLSDAQIGAKSFLKSMEQAPSGSKRVDSVVEDLYAPAKSIAQATTLATAREAFATLSTKMESLIAHVGVPAGTDLYLAHCPMALGGKGGDWLQADKTITNPYFGAMMLHCGSIQKQVAGDTNDKSMPAGHQH